The genomic interval GCATTTGGCAACATGGTTTCATCAAGCTATTTACGACTTGTTCCGCATCACGAAGCACCTACAAAAGTCTGTTGGAGCGAAAGTAATCGTAGTGCTTTGATTAGAGTTCCCTTAGCTTGGACAAAATTCAATAATTTAGCGATGAAAGTCAATCCGCAACAAACTGAAAAGCACCATCATTACGGCAGCCGCCAAACAGTTGAACTTAGAAGTCCCGACGGCAGTGCAAATGTGCATTTGCTATTAGCAGGTGTTGCTATGGCTACAGAATGGGGACTGACTAACCCGAAAGATTCGATGATACTGACAAATAGCAGCTACGTTTCGCACAATATTCACACAAATCCAAATCTTCAGGAATTAGCTGAACTTGCTACAAGTTGTGTCGAATCGTCTGAATTGTTGCTCCAACATAGAATGCTATTCGAACGTGACGGAATTTTCCCAATGAGAGTGGTTGATTATGTTAGCGAATTTTTACAACAAGAAAACGACTTGAATTTGAATAAGCGACTTATGGCATTGCCAGAAGACGAAAAACTCGTCGAATCGCGCAGAATCATGCACAAACATCTCAATCGCCATTAATAATTGGTATTCTCGACAAAAATATTTGAATAATTGATTTATTTACATACGAATTCTACAAAAAAAGAGGCTAACCATTTTTGGAAAGCCTCTTTTAATATATTCAAAACCTATTATTTTGTAAATACATAGTCTTTAGCGGAAGCCCCGGCATGGCATCCGCTACACATACCATCCATTAAGTTTGCACCACGCATTAAATCCCCGTTTGCATCTTTACCAATAGCACCATTTTCGGCAAGCATGAACCATTCCCAGCCTTTATGGCTTGAGTTAAAACTTTTATCTCTTTTAGTCATAGCAGTAATCGCAAGAATAGACCCATCACCTTGGAGTGATTCTTTTACTACAATTGTCCCAATCGGGTATTCGCCATTAGAGCCAACACTGACGTTTTGCTTAATATAAATCTTACGAGTAACATTTTCGTCGTTACCACCGTGTGCCATTCCACCGAGAGCAGGGTCAGCTCCCTTTTTCTCGGCAACTAATGTCCAAGTACGGAAATTTTGAAAATCGCTGTCGGTAGCGTTGAAATCAGTCGGCGAATTATCATCGTCGCTACAACTTATTAGTACGAAGGAGGCAAATATAATTGCCATAGAAAGTTTAAGAAATTTAGACATTTAAAACTCCAAAATGTTAATGAAAAAACTATATTATACATTTTAGACGCCTTAAAATATCAACCTTACAATTCGATAAATTAATTATTCTTCATATTATCGTTTAACATTCTTTTTAATTCTTCCTTCTCTTCCTTTGTCAAATTCACATCAGAATCTATCTTTTTTATCGCTTCCATCAAAAATTTAACTTGAGTATCAAAATTTGCACAGACCTTGCACATTGTCAAGTGCATTTTTAATTTCAATATATCACCAAAAGAAATCTTCATATCTTCTGACTTAGAGGACAACAAAGTAGCCTCTCTGCACGTAATCATTATTTTTTTTAACATTATGAGAACCAATTATGTTCGATACACTTACGTAAATTTAACTTTGCCCGATGAATAATCACCCAATAGTTATTCGAATTGATTTCCAGTTCCTTACAAATGATTTCCGATTCTTCGTCACTAATGTATTTCATTGTAAATACAATCCGCTGAGCTTCTTTAAGTTTGGACAAACATTTTTGCAAGATTGATTGAAATTCCTGATTTTCAATTTGTGTAAGTGCATCCGTGCCCCAATCATTCGGAACAGAAGATTTTTTCCATAAACCATTTTCATCAAAATGACCATCATCATCATTATTCTCAGAAAAATCAACATTTGTGACCATACTTCTGGCTTGCTTGCGGTAGTAATCTACTATCTTGTTTCGGAGTATCAAAAATAGCCAATTTTTTTCGGAAATTTCACCCTTGAAACTTTCAACACTTTTCAAAGCCGAAAGAAAAGTATCTTGGACTAAATCCATTGCTGTTTCTCTGTCACGTATCCTGCTATAAGCAAAACGCAAGAGCATGTCGGAATAGCTATCTACCCATTTTGTTTCATCTATTTGTTTCAAATCCATATACAAACTTATTTTTTGGACAATCAATATAATATAAACACATAGAGAGGGTAGAAAGTTACATCGAAAGTTGATTATGAACACGATTTAATCATACTATACAAGATAAATTCATTTTCTGAAAAATTTTATGCAATAAGAAAAATCAGTTTACGTTTTAGCATTAGCACTCGTTACAATTGAGTGCTAATAATTTGAAAATGTTAATCAGATTTTATAAAAATTTTAATAGGAGTGAATTATGGCTTTAAAACCATTACATGACAGAATCATTGTCAGAGCTGCTGCCGCAGAAGAAACTACTCGTGGCGGAATCATCATCCCCGATACAGCAAAAGAAAAACCAATGCAAGGCATTGTTGTAGCTGTCGGAAATGGCAAACAAACTGAAGACGGCAAAGTGTTGCCGATGCAACTTAAAGATGGCGACAAAGTGCTATATGGCAAATATGCCGGCACAGAAGTCAGTGTGGACGGAGAAGACCTTTTAATCATGCGCGAAAGCGACGTTTTTGCAATAATCAGCTAATAAACATTAAATAAACAATCAAAGGATATAAAATATGTCTGCTAAATTAATAGTATTCAATACTGAAGCACGTGCTTCACTCAAAAGCGGCGTTGACCAATTGGCTGATGCCGTAAAAGTTACTCTCGGTCCAAAAGGACGTAACGTAATAATTGACAAAAAATTCGGCGCTCCTACTGTCACAAAAGACGGTGTTACAGTTGCCAAAGAAATCGAACTCGAACACCCAATCGAAAACATGGGTGCTAACATGGTTCGTGAAGTTGCTTCCAAAACATCTGACGTAGCCGGTGACGGTACTACAACTGCAACAGTTTTGGCTCAAGCTATCTACCGCGAAGGTTTGAAAAACGTTACTGCAGGTGCAAATCCAATGGATTTGAAACGTGGTATTGACATGGCGGTAATCGCTATCACCAAAGGTTTGAAAGAATTGAGCCGCGACGTTGAAGGCAAGAAAGAAATCACTCAAGTTGGTACAATTTCAGCTAATAACGATTCCACAATCGGCGAATTAATTGCAGAAGCAATGGAAAAAGTTGGCAAAGACGGCGTTATCACAGTTGAAGAAGCAAAAGGCACTGAAACTTCGCTCGATACCGTAGAAGGTATGCAATTCGACCGCGGTTATCTCTCCCCTTACTTCATCACTGATGCAGATTCGATGGAAGCAATCCTCGAAGACCCATATATCTTGATTCACGACAAAAAAGTCTCCGCAATCAAAGATATTTTGCCAATCTTAGAAAAAACTTCACAATCAGGTCGCTCACTTTTGATTTTGTCAGAAGATGTAGAAGGCGAAGCATTAGCAACATTGGTAGTAAACAAATTGCGTGGTACATTGCGTATTGCAGCAGTTAAAGCTCCGGGATTCGGCGACAGACGCAAAGCAATGCTCGAAGATATCGCAGTATTGACAGGCGGAACCGTAATCAGCGAAGAAAAAGGCTACAAATTAGACCAAACAACTTTAGCTTACCTCGGTTCAGCTAAGAAAATCATCATTGACAAAGACAACACTACAGTAGTAGAAGGTGCCGGAAATCCTGATGAAATCAAAAAACGCATCAACGAAATCAAAGTTCAAATCGAAAAAACTACTAGCGATTACGACCGCGAAAAATTGCAAGAACGCTTAGCAAAATTGAGTGGTGGCGTTGCCGTTTTGAAAATCGGCGCATCAACTGAAATTGAAATGAAAGAAAAGAAAGCTCGCGTAGAAGATGCATTGCATGCAACTCGCGCAGCAGTAGAAGAAGGTATCGTACCCGGCGGCGGTGTAGCTTACCTCAGAACATTGCACCATTTGGATACATTGTCACCAATCAACGAAGACCAACGCACAGGTATTCAAATCATTCGTCGTGCAGTCGAAGAGCCAATTCGCCAAATCGTTTCTAACGCCGGCGAAGAAGCATCAGTAGTGGTGAACAATGTCAAAGCAGGAAGCGGAGCATACGGCTACAACGCTTCGACAAACGAATACGGCGATTTGTATGATGCAGGCGTAATTGACCCAACTAAGGTTAGCCGCGTTGCATTAGAAAATGCTGCATCAGTATCGGGATTGCTCCTGACTACGGAAGCAACAATCGTCGAAAAACCAAAGAAAGAAGACGCTATGCCACAAATGCCGGGCGGCATGGGTGGAATGGGCGGCATGGACGGAATGTATTAATCCGCCACTGCACTTCAAAATTCAAGAATCCCTGCTCGAAAGAGTGGGGATTTTTTTTTGTGTAAATATTGAAACTTTTTTGTAAGTTTGTATGTAGGGAAAAAATAACAAAGCGATTATCATGAGAATATTAGTTGAATATAATGACCAAGAAACAGATGTTGAACAATTGAAAATTGATTCAGCGAAATATCTGTCAGATTATGCGATTCGGATAATCTTTAGTGACGGTACGGAAAAATTGGTTGATTTCAAGCCATTTTTATCTAAATCGTTGCATCCTTCCATTAAAAAGTATCTTGATGAGAAAAAATTTGCAAAATTTAGTCTGATTGATGGAAATCTCAATTGGAATGATTACGACCTAATCTTCCCTATTTGGGACTTATACAACGGAAATATTGACTCAAAATCGTGATGATAAAAGATGAACGACACAATTTGACGGATAATTTCTTATATTTGTAGAGAGATTGGGGAAGCCGAAAACCGAAAAGAGTAGGCATAAACAAAAGTGGTGAATTTATGGCGTATTTCAATTGCAAATGGTGCGGACAAAAGTATGCTACCGTATTCAGTTTGACGGCAGGCACTTGCTCAAAGAACCCCGATGGACCACTGCACGGTCTATACGAAGGGAGCGAAAAGTCAAAATATGTGTGCAAATATTGTGGCAACACGTATTCCAGTCTCATAAGTCTCTGCGGAGGCACCTGCTCCAAAAGCCCACACAAGAGACACCACCCGGCAATATAGGAGACTGATGTTTTGTTTTTTACGAATGAAATTTGTATGTTTGTAAAGTCATTTATTGAGTGTGCGTAGATAGGTGATGAGTATGATAAATTGAAATAGAATGGAAATAGAATGGAAAAAGAATTAAAAGTAAACCAGATTAGTTTGTACCGCGAAATTGCCAAAAACCTGGTTAATCCCCTTGAAGTTATTCGAGAAGCAATTAGTAATTCACATGATGCAAAATCAAGTGAGATTATGATAAAAATATTTCGCAATTCCGACAATATTTTTTGTATAGAAATTTCAGATGATGGTAATGGAATGGGAGTTGAAGAGTTTGAAAGGTTCTTTAATCTAGGTGATTCTCAAAAACTAAAAAATAATATTGGACAAAAAGGATTAGGTACTAAAACTTACTTTAGAAGTCATGAACTTTTAGTTGAATCTCAAAATAAAGATTCAAAGAAACGATACAAAGCTACTCTAAATGAACCATGGGATAAGTTAAATCAAAATGTGTTACCTAAGTATGAATTTGATGAGATAGAATATCAACCTGGAAAAGATGGAACTATTATATCAATTCAAGACTACAGAATTGACCATCCTGAAAGATACTTTAACATTGACACTTTGCAAGATTATATTTTGTGGTACACAGCAGCTGGATCATTTAAAACAAAGTTTGCTGATAAAATTCAACTCCAAAAATATGTACAAAATATTCATATTTCACCAAAAATATTTTTAAGAGATGAATTGAATAAAAAAGATATTGAATTTGCAGGAAGTCATCAGTTTGCTGAACCAAATGAAAATCCAATATATGATTTTAATAATGATCAAAACCCTCGTTCTGATAACTACTGTAGGCATTTTGGTCCATTTTATCGTGAAACTACTATTGAGCAAGAATTTGTTTCATTTCAATTATATGGTACAGTCTCTGGCAAATCAAAACGAAGAGAGATTTCTCATTTTCATCAAGGAGAAACACAAAAATCAAGATTTGGTTTATATTTATGCAAAGACTTTATTCCGGTAGTAAATAGACGTGATTTGTTGAAAGACTCAAATTATCAACATTACCATTTATTATTGAATTCTCAAAATTTCGATTTGACTGCTGATAGAAATAATATATCAAATGAAGATGACCCAAAAATAAAATGGATTCTAAATGAATTTGACATATTATGGAGAACACAAATCAAATCAGTAGCTGAAGAATCATATATTAAGTTGAGAGTTGAAGAAATAGCTCAAGCTGACCAAAAGAAAAGAATAGTATCACTTAAAAATAGAATAAGTAATTATTCAAGTTTACCTTCAATAAGTGGCCTTGATATTCCAGTTCTTAAAATACCAAATAATGAAGCTCAGGTAGCTATATTATTTACAGCACTTTTAACTAAATATCCTGAAAAATTCGACGGTTTAAAAATTGGTCATCATTCTGATAAATCAACAACTGATTTAATTTGTGAAAAAGATGATAATTCTTCTTTGCTTGTTGAATTAGAATATGTATTGTCAAATTTATTTAGGCATGGACATGCTTTTGAAACTTTTGATTATGTCGTATGTTGGAATGTTGATTTAGAAATAAATCAAGCTAAAAGAACTCCTGAAGGTAATACATTGAAACTTATAAAAACTGATAATAAATGGTTTTTAAAATATGGTCCTAGTAAGTTGATACCTATAATTGAACTTAGACAGATTGTCGAAGAATTAAGGAATTCAAACAATTAGTAAAAATACTTGAAACTTTTGATAGAAATTAATGATGATTTTACATAAGGAAATTGATTATGAAAACTTTTAAAGAGTTTATAAAACAAGATAATATATATAATCTTGATTACATTATTATTGAAATTAATAAATCAGAGAAACCTTTGATAGAAGGATATTGGGAACAATCCGCGGAAAATGGTTATTTCGTTAGACTCGATAATCCACATTCTGATTCTGGAAAATTGCATGTTCATATTGCCAAAAAAAAACACATTAATACTAAAACAAGGCAAGTATCATGGAATGATGATGGTACTAGGCACGACAAAAAGTCATTTAATAATTCTTTCGTTGGTTTAGAAAAAGCTAAAAAAATAGCTAGAAATGTACTTGGACTATGTGATGATGTCCTACTTGAAGTATTATCAATTCATGAAGGATGTATGATATTGGAAAATAGTAATATTGAAAATTTATCTATAAAATCTGGTGAATTCATTTACTTAAAAACTGTTACCTAAATCCCCCCAAACTATGCCATACAATAACATGAAAGAAGAAGAACTAAAAAATAGGATTGCCAGAGATTTTTTTTGGCAGTATGATTGGACGAAAATTATCGGCAATGTTGATTTTTGCGTTGCGATGTACGACAAGAAGAAGGAGCCGCACGAGCAGGAGTCTTTGCTGTGGGCGGAGGCTAAAGCGGGCATCGCCGACCCGTACAAATCGATTGCACAATTGGTGCTGACGATTGGCAAGGCTCGGACATTCGACAAGTATTTGCCTCCGGTGATGCTTGGGGCTTTGGATTTGGAGAAAATTGCGTTCATTCCGTATAATGATATTAGCGAAATTTTCTATATCAATGATTTCAATTGGAACGTCGCACCGTCCAATCACGATTCCAAAGAATTCCAAATTATTTTGAATATGGTGCGGAGCAGTATCAACCAAAATGCTTTCATATTCTATTTTGATAAGGATGCGAAGGAACTCCAAAAATTCATCAAGGAAAATTTTATTGTCAGTAAGTTTGGAGTGACAAAAATCCGGATTGACAAGAACAATTTCATGGTGATTTACAACAAATGGCTGACTGCCGTTAAGCCCACGATTGCCGTCAATTGGCAAATCGCCCAAAAGACCGGAATTATTGACGGCGATTTCTACCTTGCCGATTTGTTGTCGGAAGAAAATAATACGATTAAAGAAAAGCTATTTGTGCTGCTCAAGAAAACTTACTACGAGCTTGACCGAAAAATTGACAAATCGGGTATGTTCAGCTCGCTGACGACTTCTTTCAATGACGAGCAAACCGCTCACAATCAGTTTTGGAACAAATACGAGCGCCCGCCCAAAGAGGAATATTGGGATTATATCGTTGAGCGGCGTGATTTGCTCGTTCCGCAAGACGTTCGGGAGCGGAAAGGTTCATTCTTTACTCCGCAAATTTGGGTGGAACTATCGCAAAAATATTTGACCGATGTGTTGGGCGAGGATTGGCAGGACGAATACTATATCTGGGATTGTGCCGCAGGAACGGGAAATCTGCTCACAGGGCTTACGAACAAGTACAATATTTGGGCTTCGACACTCGATACTCAAGACGTAGAAGTGATGAGAGACCGTATCAAAAACGGTGCAAACTTGCTCGAAGACCACGTTTTCCAATTCGATTTCCTGAATGACGAATTTACAAAGCTGCCCAAACCGCTTTTGGAAATAATCAACGACCCCGAAAAAAGAAAAAAGTTAGTGATTTATATTAATCCGCCGTATGCGGAGCATACAAATAAGGAAAATTTAAGCAATAATTCATTCAAAGAAAATTTAGCTCAAAATAAAATATACTATAAATATGCAGATATTTTAAAAAAAGGAAATTTGGAACTATTCATTCAATTTTTAACAAGAATATATTTTGAAATACCTTCTGCATATATAGGTGAATTCTCGAAATTAAAAGCAATTCAATCACCTAATTTCAACGATTTTAGAAATATTTTTAGAGCAAAAATTGAAAAAGCTTTTATTGTCGAAGCTGATACATTTGATAATGTAAAAGGTAAGTTCCCTATTGGATTTAAAATATGGAATTTGAAATTTCAAGAATATATGAATAATATAAAGGCTGATATTTTCGATAAAAATGGCAATAAAATAGGTACTAAAAGATTAATAGCATATGACAATTATAAATATATTAACGATTGGATAAGAATGTTCAAGAGTTCTAACAAAGTTAATATTGGGATTTTGCACTACAGGGGTAACGATTTTCAACATCAATCAATGGTGTATGTTAACAACTCTACTGATTCTAGTATGACTCAGTTTCAAATAACAGAATCGAATATTTATATACCTTGTATATACCTAACAATGAGGACTATAATCAAAGCCTCTTGGTTGAACGACCGGGACCAATTTTTATATCCAAATGACGGATGGAAAAAAGATAAAGAATTTCAAAACGATTGTCTCACATATACTCTATTTAACAATAATATTCAGTCAAACCATGGCACAAACTTCTGGATACCTTTCACAGAGCAAGAAGTAAACGCAAGAGAGAAATTCGACAACAACTTTATGACCGATTTTATAAAAGGGAAATCTAAACCACATAAGAAATCTATTACTACATTTTCGATGATATTTGAGCCTGTAGAAGATTATGGTCGGGCTCCGCTCAAGTTTTCGCCGGTCGCAACCGCCGTCTTTGATGCCGGCAGAGAGCTCTGGAAATATTACCACGCACAACCCAATTGCAACGTTAACGCTTCGCTCTACGACATTCGCGAGCATTTCCAAGGTCGCAACGCCACCGGAAAGATGAACAACAAAAGCGATGACGCCGAGTATATGCGTTTGATAGGCAATTTACGCGACAGATTGAAATTATTAGCAAAGAAAATCGAACCAAAGGTGTATGAGTACGGCTTCTTGAAAGGGTGAAGTACCTTACATTCTCAAACAAAGTAAAAATAATGACATTAACACAATTTATAGAGCGGTATGATTTTGAGGATTCGGTTGTCCTGCTGGAGGGCAAGCGGAATGTGAAGGAAGAGGACAAGGAAAAATTGTTTGCTCTGGGGAAATTATTGGCTGCCAGGACGGTGAAGATGACCTTCAGGAGCGGGAATGCAAGCGGTGCCGACAAGTTCTTTTCCGATGGCGTCAACTCGGTGGATAATAAGCGTTTGCAAGTCATTACCCCCTATTTCGGGCATAGACAAGTGGAAAACCAAGCCTACGACACCATTTCGCTGGACGACATTGACATAGTCTCGGAATCGGAGGTGGTTTATCAGTCCAAAAGCAATAAAAAAATGGGTAAGCTGATTGACCAATTTGTGTCCGGCGACAAAAATCGCAACTCTATCAAAGCGGCTTACATCCTCCGCGATACGATTAAGGCGATT from Candidatus Kapaibacterium sp. carries:
- a CDS encoding ATP-binding protein, yielding MEKELKVNQISLYREIAKNLVNPLEVIREAISNSHDAKSSEIMIKIFRNSDNIFCIEISDDGNGMGVEEFERFFNLGDSQKLKNNIGQKGLGTKTYFRSHELLVESQNKDSKKRYKATLNEPWDKLNQNVLPKYEFDEIEYQPGKDGTIISIQDYRIDHPERYFNIDTLQDYILWYTAAGSFKTKFADKIQLQKYVQNIHISPKIFLRDELNKKDIEFAGSHQFAEPNENPIYDFNNDQNPRSDNYCRHFGPFYRETTIEQEFVSFQLYGTVSGKSKRREISHFHQGETQKSRFGLYLCKDFIPVVNRRDLLKDSNYQHYHLLLNSQNFDLTADRNNISNEDDPKIKWILNEFDILWRTQIKSVAEESYIKLRVEEIAQADQKKRIVSLKNRISNYSSLPSISGLDIPVLKIPNNEAQVAILFTALLTKYPEKFDGLKIGHHSDKSTTDLICEKDDNSSLLVELEYVLSNLFRHGHAFETFDYVVCWNVDLEINQAKRTPEGNTLKLIKTDNKWFLKYGPSKLIPIIELRQIVEELRNSNN
- the groES gene encoding co-chaperone GroES, producing MALKPLHDRIIVRAAAAEETTRGGIIIPDTAKEKPMQGIVVAVGNGKQTEDGKVLPMQLKDGDKVLYGKYAGTEVSVDGEDLLIMRESDVFAIIS
- a CDS encoding cytochrome P460 family protein, which produces MSKFLKLSMAIIFASFVLISCSDDDNSPTDFNATDSDFQNFRTWTLVAEKKGADPALGGMAHGGNDENVTRKIYIKQNVSVGSNGEYPIGTIVVKESLQGDGSILAITAMTKRDKSFNSSHKGWEWFMLAENGAIGKDANGDLMRGANLMDGMCSGCHAGASAKDYVFTK
- a CDS encoding DUF6367 family protein, which translates into the protein MKTFKEFIKQDNIYNLDYIIIEINKSEKPLIEGYWEQSAENGYFVRLDNPHSDSGKLHVHIAKKKHINTKTRQVSWNDDGTRHDKKSFNNSFVGLEKAKKIARNVLGLCDDVLLEVLSIHEGCMILENSNIENLSIKSGEFIYLKTVT
- a CDS encoding DUF2442 domain-containing protein codes for the protein MRILVEYNDQETDVEQLKIDSAKYLSDYAIRIIFSDGTEKLVDFKPFLSKSLHPSIKKYLDEKKFAKFSLIDGNLNWNDYDLIFPIWDLYNGNIDSKS
- a CDS encoding sigma-70 family RNA polymerase sigma factor, whose protein sequence is MDLKQIDETKWVDSYSDMLLRFAYSRIRDRETAMDLVQDTFLSALKSVESFKGEISEKNWLFLILRNKIVDYYRKQARSMVTNVDFSENNDDDGHFDENGLWKKSSVPNDWGTDALTQIENQEFQSILQKCLSKLKEAQRIVFTMKYISDEESEIICKELEINSNNYWVIIHRAKLNLRKCIEHNWFS
- the groL gene encoding chaperonin GroEL (60 kDa chaperone family; promotes refolding of misfolded polypeptides especially under stressful conditions; forms two stacked rings of heptamers to form a barrel-shaped 14mer; ends can be capped by GroES; misfolded proteins enter the barrel where they are refolded when GroES binds), producing the protein MSAKLIVFNTEARASLKSGVDQLADAVKVTLGPKGRNVIIDKKFGAPTVTKDGVTVAKEIELEHPIENMGANMVREVASKTSDVAGDGTTTATVLAQAIYREGLKNVTAGANPMDLKRGIDMAVIAITKGLKELSRDVEGKKEITQVGTISANNDSTIGELIAEAMEKVGKDGVITVEEAKGTETSLDTVEGMQFDRGYLSPYFITDADSMEAILEDPYILIHDKKVSAIKDILPILEKTSQSGRSLLILSEDVEGEALATLVVNKLRGTLRIAAVKAPGFGDRRKAMLEDIAVLTGGTVISEEKGYKLDQTTLAYLGSAKKIIIDKDNTTVVEGAGNPDEIKKRINEIKVQIEKTTSDYDREKLQERLAKLSGGVAVLKIGASTEIEMKEKKARVEDALHATRAAVEEGIVPGGGVAYLRTLHHLDTLSPINEDQRTGIQIIRRAVEEPIRQIVSNAGEEASVVVNNVKAGSGAYGYNASTNEYGDLYDAGVIDPTKVSRVALENAASVSGLLLTTEATIVEKPKKEDAMPQMPGGMGGMGGMDGMY